The Natranaerovirga hydrolytica genome contains the following window.
CATGTACAGATTGTCCCAAGATTTTACTACATCCCATACGACAAAACAAAAAGAATACCCGTAGACCTCTGGTATGAAACAGGCAACACCCTAATCAAAGTAGGCAGTCAAGCAGATGTAGAAAATAAAACAATGTACTTAGGTAGCCCCTACAGAAACATACCAGAAGAAGAACTCATCAAAACAGCAAGAATCGAATACTTAACCTATGGACAAGAAGAAAACAAAACCTTACAAGACTACCAAAGAGAAAAATTAAACAAAGACGACATCTTTATAGGCAGAACCCACCAAATCTTCTTAAGCTCAGGCTCAAGAACCTTTATAGGAGAAACAAACAACTTACCAGAAGAAGTAACAGAAGAAAAAGCCAGAAGAAGTGTGCAAAAATGGTATGGCAGTTACGCCCTGCCGAACCTAACTTTTGCAGTAGAAAGAGGATTTGACCTAACAAGTGTAGGAAGGGTCAATCGAGAGGCAGACTATATCTTAAAAGAAGGCTACATCGTCGTCAACTTTGAAATCCTAAGAACCATACGAGACGACACAGGAGAAGGAGACATAAGAGACTATATCAGACTAGATTACAAAGCACCAAAGGCCAACCAATGGCAGATAGAAGGATACAACACAAACCAACAAGGCTACCCGTTAGACGAAGGGGATATCATACTGTACTACACCGATAAAAAAGCCAGTGATGATTTTAGAGTGAGATAGTGCATTACAATAATAAATAAAACAAAACAAAGGAGGAAAAAGTATGGATTTATTAAAAAGATTTTGGTATGAGGAAGATGGGTTAGGGGTGGTAGAAATCATCCTAATTATAGTAGTATTAATTGCCATTGTAGCGATTTTTCAAGATCAGATAGGCAAAGTCATCAGTAATATATTTGGTAGAATCAATGAAGATGTAGATGGTTTTCCAGACATAGATTACCAAGAATAAGTGGATTAAAAAATAATAAAGGAGGGGATGTTGTTGAAAAGAGAAGAAGGAGCAATAACCATTTTTCTAAGTTTAATCCTCATCATTATGCTATCGATAGTGGCTACAACAGTTGAAGCAGCAAGAATTAATACATCTAAAATGTATGTAGAAAGAGCATTAAATACAGCAATGAACTCTGTATTGGCGCAATATGATACTGAATTAAAGGACCAATATAGTCTGATGACTTTAGATGCAGGTTATGGCAAGAATACAATAGACACCACACAAATGATCAATCAGATGAATCATTACCTACAACATTCCCTCAACCCACAAAAAGACTTACAAGAACCAAGTATTTTTCATAAGCTGATACATACCAACAATCAGCAACAAGAACAGTTTATTGATTTATATCGATTCAATATAAAAGACATACAGATTGAAAATTATACCAGTCTAATAGATGAACAAACAGAAATATTTAAGTATCAAATATTAGAAAATATGAAGTACAAAGGCCCTATGCTGTTAATAGAAGGGTTTTTAGACAAATTAGAGCTCATAAGCAAATCCTCAAAAACGGCTCAAGTGGTACAAGACAAAGCAGAAGTAGATGATAAAGTATCCGAATTTGGTTCTAATTATCTAGACCTGATGAGTACCATAGATGGCACAAGTTTTAAAAAAGAAACCATACACACCGATAGAAACAACAACATTTTAATGAATCATCATTTTGTGAAACAATTAAGCACACAGCATACACAAGAAGATAGATTAACGAATAATGCCATACTTAATCAAGCAATAGCACAAAAACAGTACACGCCAGACAAAGAAGAAGTGATCAACCTTTTAACCTATGCCCTAATAGAAAGAGTGACTTTTTATCAGTTAGAAGAAGAAATTGAGAGCATTAAGGAAGAGATTGGGAACCTAAATTCCAAAATGTCTAGACCTAGAAGAAGGGTTTCCACTTTAGAAAGAGACATAAGGGCCCTGATTTCTGATATTAACAAAGCAGAAGATGAATCATCTGTTGAAAGTCTCATTAGAACTTTAGAGAAAAAAGAAAAAGAATTATCGTCAGAAAAAAAAGAACTGAATAAACGACAAGATCAAAAAGATGATCTAGAATTAAAAAGAAAAGATTTAGAAAATCAAAAAGACAAAGCGGAAGAAGGTTATTTTGACAACTTACTAACCTATGAATTAGCAATAGAAGAATTAATGCTCACCCTAAGTGAAATAGAATCAAAAAATAGATTGGGCTTAAAACAAATAGGCCTAATCAATGAAGACTTAGAATACCTTAAAAAAGAAATCAATACCTATGAAACCTTACTAAACAACAACAAAGAAGGAATTATACCTCAAACCTATGTGGCGTTAGAACAAGATTTAAAAGACTTAAAACAAAGCTTAAACATACAAGAAAACGGACAACCCAACTTAAATCTACTAGACAATATTCCAGCAATGGAAGAAGCATTAACCAAGAATTTAGACATTCTGATACAAGAAGAAATAGATGCTTTAAGCCAATATTACGATGATGCACTTTACCAGCAAATCGATAACAAAGCAAAGGTATTATCAAAAAGCCATGCCAACATAGGAACAGGAGAAGTAAAAGCCATTGAACAGATAAAAGATCTATTGCTGTACTATGACAAAATTAATGGGTACGGTGAAGCAACCATTCAGTATTTACAATTTGACTACAGTGACTTTAATTTAGAGGGTATAGACCAAGAAGTAGTAAAGACAGATCCAAGAGACAACGAAGATTTAAAAAATCAAGACCAATTAATCCAGTCAGGAATATCAGATTATTTACAAGACAATAAAGGAATAGATCCAACCCAATTGCCATCAACCTTATTAGAACAAGAAAAACAAAAGGACCAAGTAAATGAAGTCACATTCAACGATAGAAGTTTTGCAAAGAAAGCCCTGGATTTATTAGTTGGCTTTGGAGAAAGTATAGGCAATCAAATAAGAGATTTGCCAGAACAGCTATTGATTAATGAATACATTATAGGGCATTTTGCAACAGCTGTGGATCATTTAGACTCAGCTGAAGATTTGACCCTAACCAATTATAAACTAACGGACCATTACCTAGACTACGAAGTCGAATACATAATAGAAGGTCAGCTCAAAGAAGAAGACAACCTAAAAGGAGTTTCTTCAAAAATTGTAACCACTAGATTTGGACTAAATTTAATACATATATTATCAGACCCAGTAAAAAGACAAATCACCTTTAATATGGCAGCAGCCATTATAGGGTGGAGTCCATTGGCATTCTTAGTCTATATGGTTCAATTTCTATTAATGTCGGCATGGAGTTATGCAGAATCCCATATAGACTTACGGTTACTGTTAAAAGGAGAAGCAGTAGTCTTTATCAAGACAAAAAAAGACTGGATATTAGACGAAACAGGCATTAAGCACTTTGTTATAGATACAGTCACAGAGCAAGCAACTGAATATGCCAATGAAAAAATACAACAAATAGTAGACAAAACCAATAGGATGATAGAAGAATTTGGACAAGACATAGATGAAAGTTTACAAAATTATGCCAGTGATACCATAGGCACAGTCTTTAATGAAGCCTATAGAATGCAAGAAGAAGCAACGGATTATATGGATCAAAAAATAGAAGAAGTGATTAACACACACATAACAGCCATTATGAATGGTACAGACAGTCCTCATATGGATGTCGAGATTTTGTATGATCATCAAGGAAATGACTTAGTACAAGATATCACACAAGCCATTAATGCAGAAAAAAACACCATTATAGAAGGCGGTATCACCCATGCAATAGAAGTAAAAGAATCCGTCTACAAAGCCATAGAAGAACAAACAGCAAAGGCAAAGGAAAAAGTAGAACAAACCGTTGAAAATGCCATACAAACCAGTATTAACGAAGTGAAAAACACCTTGCAAGATGAAGTGTCCAACATAGGTGAAACAGCACAACAAGTTACCAAAAACACCATCGATGATATCAGTAAACATTTAAAAGACACAATAAACACCCATGTTAATGAATCCGTATCCACAGACGTTATAAAAAATGAAGAAGACAATGTATTAGGCAAAATGAATGTAACCTTCTCCTACAAAGATTATTTAAGATTATTTTTAATGGTCAATGTCAATGAAAAAACTAAATTGGCCCGAACCTTAGATTGTATTCAAATGAATGGATACGATACAAGAGGAGAGGATTACACCTTGCAACAGCAATTATATGCATACCATGCCAAAGCAATTGTTGAGATGGACTACATTTTCTTTAACTTTCCTTTTATGCCCGAGTATATTAAAAACTTTGGTAAAAATAAAAGAACAATAACCGTAGAATTATCCCAATCTTATTAAAGGTTAAGGGAGGCAATCCAGTTGAAACCACAATCTAAAAAAGGCTCTTTAACAATAGAAGCATCACTGGCATTACCTATATTTATATTTGCCATTGTATTTGTAATGTATTTTATAAAAATACTTCACATTCAAGAAAATATGCAACATGCCTTAGATCAAACGGCAAATGAAATAGCAATGTATGCCTATGTATACGATCAAACGGGTATAAAGGACATACAGCAAAATGCATACAAACAATACAAAAGTGAATCCGGTGATGTGAACCAACAAATAGACCAGATACTGACCAATGGTTCAGATGCTATTCAAAACATTCAAGAGCTCATACAAATAAAAGATAGGATTCATACCAATGAAACCGTCAATAAGACACCTAATGATCTAACACCAAATGACTTAACAGGCTTTATAAAAGGCTATAAACAGCAAATACAATCCCTTACGGGGCAAATACAATCCCAGATAACCAGTGTTGTAGGTAATGTGACCCATATAGCAGAAAGCATTCAATCTGTACTTGCCAACAAAGACCAAGTCATGGCATATGGCAAACAAGAAGGCTTTGAATACATCATTAACACAATAGGCAACCAAGGGGCACAACACATTTTTCATACCTATATGACAGAAGAAGAAATAGAGGGCTATTATATTGTGGACGGTATTAGGGGCTTAGACTTTAGTCGTTCCCAATATCTGTTAGAAACAGATGATATTGACCTAGCCATGACCTATAGTATTAAGATGCCCATACCCCTAAGAGTTGTAGAGGAAGTACCGTTAATACAAAGGGTAAAAGTACGTGCTTGGACCGGTAATAAAAATAGGACACAAGCAGACAACAACTCAGATAATGACGCCAACCCAAATGAAAATGAAGAAGTAGTGGTGTATATCTCAGCAAGAGCCCAAGGCAACGAAACAATCGTGTACCATACCAACCCAACTTGCTACCATATTTATAAAGAACCGACACAAATACCCTTCAAAGAGATAGGGCATAAAAGTTCATGTAATCGATGCAGCAAACATGCAGAACCAGATTTAGAAGATTTAGTCTATATAACAGATGGTGGAGCCCATTACCATGTAGACGGAAACTGCACGGCGATTACACGAGAAGTCATAACCATTGCATTAGAAGACCTTCCAAATGGAAGAGAATGTCAGGTATGCCAACAAAGATAATTACAAAAAAAGGAGAGAAAAAAATGACTTTTATAATAACAACAGTAGCTATTAATCTATTATGTATAGCCTATTTAATAGAGCTTGGTATTTTAAAAGGCCCAAAAAAAGGGGTACTCATAACCCTTCTAGCAATAGCAACAACCACAACCATCCATTATAGGTTATATCAATTGTACCAAATGTCATTTTATTACATTGCAACGTTGCTATGCATTATTTTTTTATTATTAACAAGCATAAGCGACCTTCAAAAAAAAGAAATACCATCCAGTTACTTATACATCACCATTATTCTAGGCGTTATGATGTTAAGGATTAATCCAAATATTACACCAATAGAAAGTATATTAGGTGCAGGTATAGGTGGTCTATTAATTGGCTTAAGCTATGCAACAAAAAACGCCATTGGACAAGGAGATGGATGGGTTATTCTGGCTGTAGGCATTATTACAGGCTGGCAAATGACATTAGGCATCTTACTCATTGGATTAATATTATCAGCTATATGGGGCAGTTATTTATTAATCCTAAGAAGACAAAGCAAAAAAACGAAAATGCCCTTTGTGCCTTTTTTATTCTTAGCAACCTTAGTCATCTATTTAGTATAAACAAAAAGGGGGAAACTGTGGCAGCAGGGACATTGAGGCTATTGCTGTAGGTGCAGTTATCTAATTCATATCAATAAGGTGGGAGGAATCTTGTGGGTCAAAAAAGCAAACAAGGCAGTTTTACAATAGAAGCTTCGCTACTCATGCCTTTTATTGTCTTTGTACTCATTACGCTGATTTATATGGGGTTTTATTTCCATGACAAAACCCTTTTACAAACAGCAGTAAATGATGTCAGTATCAAACAAGCTAAAGCTTTAAAGTACACAGAAGTTGACATAACAACAGGAGCCGTTAATTTTCAAACAATAAATGATAGAAACTTGTACTGGAGATGGACCAACTTAAACACAGAACCACAAAATGAGAAAGCCTACTTAATAGAAAGACTCCATACAAAATTATTTCAAGTTAACCCTGAAGCCATCACCATCAACACACGAGTTGAAAAAAACTTAATAAGCCATTATGTGGTTGTAGAATGTGTTGCACCATTTAATACGCCATTTAACTTTATTCCCATGTTATTAAATAAGGGTCAGCCACTTAGGATAACCGCTCAATCAAAAGCAATGATGCCCGATCACCAAGAGTTTGTAAGAACCATTGATTTAATGCAATATGCAATAGACAACTTAGCATTCTTAGAAGGCATGAACAACGCATACCAAGAGGCATTAAATACCATTGAAAGCCATTTACAATAAAAAAATGACTTTAAAAGGAAAAAGGAGGAAAGCAATTGAAAAAACTACAACAATACACAATCAACTACACCAGAGACACCAGTAAAAATTATATGATCCTTAATATAAAAAACCATGACTTTAATGAAGCAGACTATCAATTAAAAATGGTGCTAAACAACACCATAGAAGGTTTACTACCCTTAAATCTAACAGCCTACAATGATGAAATTAATTTAAGCTACGACATCACGTCAAAACAAACCTTAGAGGAAATGTTACTCAAAAAAGAAATCCAATATCAACAAATAAAAACACTGCTGCAAAAAATGATGGACACCATTGATGCCAGCAAAAAATACTTGCTAAAAGAAGACAATATGCTCTTTCAAAAAGAATTCATTTATTTGAATCCTTCTAACCTAGAGCCATTTTTTTGTTACGTGCCTCAACTAGAAGAAACCCAACCTCTTATGCAACAAATCAAAGAAATCATAGAATTTCTAATGACCCATGTTGAAAGAGAAGACAAGGAAGGCATTTATTTAATACACAACCTATATAAAAAAACCAGAGAAGAAAATTTTACCCTAAAAGATATCAAAGCCATCATAAAGGATAAAACAACCCTCAAGACTCCAGTAGAAGATAGCCCTTCTATTCAACAAAAACAAGAAAAAGATAAAAAGCCATTAAAAAGTGACTATAACTTCTACCACCATGATCATACAGACAAAGAAAGTGTTCAAAAAACGCCACTTAAAAAAGAAATAATCAAAGAGGAAAAAGAGGTCAAAATCTATCCAACACACTATAAAATGGTTACAGCTATCCTTCAAGTATTAATCTTTATCTTACTTTATTTGGTGGTTAAGCAAGGTGTATTCATAGATGAAACCACTCAGCAATTAGATATAACAAAATTCATAGGACTTTTTGTCATCTTAATAGCCATTGATGCATATATAAATATGAAAATGTTTCAACCTAAAAATAAAATTGTAAAAATTATAGAAGAAGAAAAGACCATGATGGTCAATCCAACAAGCCATTCAAGCCCTTTTATAAATCTTAATAAAAAAACCATCGACAACACCAATATAGAAAAAGAAATTGATGAAGAAGCCATGCCAGAGATATCAGAGATACCATATGACAAGATAGAAGGCACAACATTATTATCCGAAGCAGAGGAAGAAATGGGAACGACTTTGCTGAACCAAACGTCTATATCAGAACAAGGTGTGTTAATTAATAAAAATAATGAACAAAGGTCTATTCACACCACACCCTTTATAATAGGCAAATTAAAAGATCAAGTAGATTACTGCATCAACAACCCAGCCATTAGTAGGTTACACTGTAAAATCATACAAAAAAATGAAAATTATTATTTAATAGACCTAAATTCCAGAAATGGAACATATATTAATGGTACTGTAGTAAACAGTCAAGAAGAGTATTTACTAAACAACGAAGCCACAATTCAACTTGCCAACGAAGAATTAGAATTTAAAATAAAATAAAAATGGGGAATTCATATGGGGCGATTAACATTTCAAGTGAGCGGAACAACACACAAAGGTTTGAGAAAAAAAGAGAATCAAGACAGCATTATTGTAAAAATAGGAGAAGATGCAAAAGGAGAATTTGGACTATTTGCCATAGCTGATGGGGTCAGTACAATGGCAGGCAGTAAAAATGCCAGCCATTACATGATTAAGACATTAGAAGAATTTTGGTACTTTGATTTGCCATACAGTATTAAGCGAAAAGATTCCTTTAATGAACTGATGGAAAAATTAAGACACAAAATCAAACAAGGCCATCAAACAATTCTTAAACAAGAGACGCTCAAACAAGGCACAACATTAACGGTACTCTTAATCAAACAAAAAGAAAGTGGCATCATACACATTGGTGACACAAGACTTTACCAATATGCTAATCAAACAATGACACAAGTGACCCAAGACCACACCTATGTTAACGACTTAGTCAAACAAAAAATCATTACGCCACTAGAATCAAAAAAACATCCAAAAAGGCATATTATAACCCAGTGTATTGGCGGAAAAGAAGCCATTCACTTAGAAGTCATTCCAAAGAAAGTAACAGGAGAGGAACTGTTTTTAATCTGTTCAGATGGCTTATATGATGAAGTAGAAGAAGAAACACTCTCAAGTGTTTTAAAAGATATTGAAACATCACAAATAACCATAAAAAAAGGTGTTCACACACTGCTACAAGAAGTATTGAAAAAAGAAGCAAAAGACAATATATCCATTATTATTGTAAAAGTAAAAAAAGGGAGAGCGGTATGAAAAATAAAAAACTAAAGACAATGAATTGTAGTTTGTTTGTATTGATATTTGTATTTCTATGTATCCAAGTGAATGCACAAGTCATTCCTAATGTGAATGACCAGGCCATTATCTCAGAAGCCTATAACCAGTTATTGAATCAAGGGTCTATTCACATTGACTACCAAGGCACACTGAACTTGCAAGATGAACTGTTTGGGCCATTGCAGATTCAAGGTAAAAGCAGAATAGACCAGTTAAGCAACACTCAAAAAGGTGATTTTAGCATAACAACAGACATAGGGCTAGGGGCATTAGAAGGCAGATATGACATAAAAGAAAACATCATTACCCTAACATTACCAGATTTAATCAGTGAACCTTTGCAATACCCATTTGATGCTTTTGAGACTCAAGAAATGCTACATAACAAGATACAACAGGAATTCATAGGAAAAGAAATCACAACCATAACCAATACACAAGGTAAAATATACAATACCCATTTATATCAATACCGTCAGAGTGTAAGTATACAAGAGCTATTGGATACCGTTATAGAAGATCAGGTCAAGCCAAGTTTTCAAGAGGTGGGACTTTACCATTGGTTAGATCTAACCATACAATGGGATACATTTATAAATAATCAAAAAGAAATACAAAAAGTTAAAATAAAAATCACAAAGGAAAGTGAAAAAGCTACAATCCTTGATATATCAATGTATTTCAATGGTTAAATAAGAGGAACCATACAAAAAAAATAGACAATTAATTAACAAAAAAATACAATTACAACAATTTAAAAACCCAACATTCACTTAAAATATGAATAGTTGCACAAACAAAATAGAAAGATTTTGTGCATTCTATAGTAATGGCGGCACGAGGAATAAAAATCCCTTTTTAATATAAATATAAACGAATCATTAATACAAAGGAATCTAAGAAACTTTTAAGTGACAATGAAGACACTAAGGTATATAATAAGGGTATGTTATTTATGTAACGATGTATACAATATACTCTATGTTGACATTGTATACAATGTAATGTTAAACTTACAATAATAGAGAAATTATACTCTAGAGAATGTGATTTGCATTTATGCTTTTGTTAAAAAAGCATAATATTAGCAATATATATAATCAATCTTTTGTATAAAAAACAGTTACTATTCACTTGTGCAAATCTAAAAAAATTTAAGGAGGAATTCAGTCGATGAATAATTTGATTGAAATTCGTTGGCACGGTCGTGGGGGTCAAGGTGCAAAAACAGCATCTTTACTATTAGCAGAAGCAGCATTTGACACTGGAAAATTTATTCAAGGTTTCCCTGAATATGGACCAGAGCGTATGGGTGCACCAATTACTGCGTATAACCGTATTAGCGATGAAAGAGTAAACATCCACTCAAACATTTATGAACCAGATTATGTAGTAGTAGTAGACGAAACATTAATTGACGTAGTAGACGTTACAGCAGGATTAAAAGAAACAGGTGCCATTATTATTAACACACCAAAAAGTCCTGATGAAATCAGATCAAAATTAAGCGGATACAAAGGTGAAGTGTATACAGTAGACGCAAGAGAAATTTCAATGGCAACTCTAGGAAGATATTTCCCAAATACACCGATGTTAGGTGCAGTTGTAAAAGTATCTAAAATAATGGAAGATGATGTATTTGTTGAAGCAATGAAATCATCATTTGAGCACAAATTTGCAAACAAACCACAAGTAATAGCTCCAAATATGGAAGCTGTTAAAAGAGCGCTTACGGAGGTGAAAGGTTAATGAGTAACAAAGACAAATGCATCGTTGATGCTTATACACCTTGGCAAAAAACGACTCCAGGCGGTATCGTAACAAGTACAGGTAACGCAAAACACTACCTTACAGGTGGGTGGAGAGCAGATAAACCAATCTGGAATGAAGAAAAATGCAAACAATGTATGTTATGTTTTCCAGTATGTCCAGACTCATCAATAGAAGTAGAAGATAAGAAAATGAAGGGCATCGACTTTGATCACTGTAAAGGCTGTGGCGTTTGTGCAGCAGTATGTCCGTTTAACGCAATAGAAATGGAGCCAGAAGGCAAATAATAAACAGGAGGGAAAATTACATGGCAATTCGTGATAAATTATCAGGTAACGAGGCTGTTGCCGTTGCTATGAAACAAATAAATCCAGATGTAGTAGCAGCATTCCCTATTACACCATCAACAGAAATACCTCAATACTTTTCAAATTTCGTGTCTAATGGTGAAGTAGAAACAGAATTCGTACCTGTAGAATCTGAGCATTCAGCTATGTCAGCTTGTATTAGTGCGGCAGCAGCAGGTGCTAGAACAATGACAGCAACATCCGCAAATGGATTAGCACTTATGTGGGAAATGTTATATATAGCAGCATCTTGTAAAACACCAGTGGTATTAACAGTAGTTAACCGTGCATTATCAGGACCGATCAATATACATAATGATCATTCAGACTCAATGGGTTCAAGAGATTCCGGTTGGTTACAATTCTATGGAGAAAACAACCAAGAAGCATACGATAACTTATTAATGGCTTTAAAAGTTGCAGAACATCCAGAAATATCTTTACCCGTAATGAACTGTTACGATGGATTCATTACATCTCATGCAGTAGAAAATATCGAGTTAATAGAAGACGATAAAGTAAAAGCATTTGTTGGAGAGTACAAACCAAGTCAATATATGTTAAATAGTGACAATCAAGTAGCTGTTGGACCATTATCTATGCCAACACATTACTTTGAGCAAAAACGTCAACAAGCAGAAAGTATGAGAAAAGCAAAAGACGTGATTATAGAAGTATCAAAAGAATTTGAAGCCCTTACAGGAAGAAAATACGACTTGTTCGAAAGCTACAAATTAGACGATGCAGAAGTAGCAGTTGTTGTATTAGGATCTACAGCTGGAACAACAAAACACGTGGTAGACCAATTAAGAGACAAAGGCGTAAAAGCGGGTATGTTAAAATTAAGAATCTTCCGTCCCTTCCCAGCAGAAGAAATTGCAGAAGCAATAAAAGACATTAAAGCAGTAGCTGTAATGGATAAATGTGATGGATTCAATGCAAAAGGTGCACCAGTATTTACAGAAGTAAGAAGTGCATTATACGATTACGACACGAAGCCAGCAATGGTTAACTACATCTACGGTCTAGGTGGACGTGACGTAAAAACAGATGACATTGAAAAAGTTTATAATGACTTACTAGAAGTTGTAAAAGAAGGCAAAGTAGAAGATCCATACCGTTACTTAGGCGTTATGGAAGAACAATAAAGGAGGTGCATACAAAGTGGCTTATAATTTAAAAGAAACAACCCTAAAACCAGAAAGATTAACAGGTGGACATAGAATGTGTGCTGGTTGTGGTGCACCACCAGTTGTTCGTACTGTTTTAAGAGCATTAAAAGAAGAAGACAAAGCAGTTATTGGTGCTGCAACAGGCTGTTTAGAAGTATCAACATTCTTATACCCATACACAGCTTGGGAAGATTCATTCATCCACTCTGCATTTGAAAATGCGGCTGTAACAGTAGCAGGAGCAGAAGCAGCTTACAATGCATTAAAGAGAAAAGGTAAAATAGACGACACTTACAAATTT
Protein-coding sequences here:
- a CDS encoding prepilin peptidase, which codes for MTFIITTVAINLLCIAYLIELGILKGPKKGVLITLLAIATTTTIHYRLYQLYQMSFYYIATLLCIIFLLLTSISDLQKKEIPSSYLYITIILGVMMLRINPNITPIESILGAGIGGLLIGLSYATKNAIGQGDGWVILAVGIITGWQMTLGILLIGLILSAIWGSYLLILRRQSKKTKMPFVPFLFLATLVIYLV
- a CDS encoding PP2C family protein-serine/threonine phosphatase, encoding MGRLTFQVSGTTHKGLRKKENQDSIIVKIGEDAKGEFGLFAIADGVSTMAGSKNASHYMIKTLEEFWYFDLPYSIKRKDSFNELMEKLRHKIKQGHQTILKQETLKQGTTLTVLLIKQKESGIIHIGDTRLYQYANQTMTQVTQDHTYVNDLVKQKIITPLESKKHPKRHIITQCIGGKEAIHLEVIPKKVTGEELFLICSDGLYDEVEEETLSSVLKDIETSQITIKKGVHTLLQEVLKKEAKDNISIIIVKVKKGRAV
- a CDS encoding DUF5702 domain-containing protein; this translates as MKREEGAITIFLSLILIIMLSIVATTVEAARINTSKMYVERALNTAMNSVLAQYDTELKDQYSLMTLDAGYGKNTIDTTQMINQMNHYLQHSLNPQKDLQEPSIFHKLIHTNNQQQEQFIDLYRFNIKDIQIENYTSLIDEQTEIFKYQILENMKYKGPMLLIEGFLDKLELISKSSKTAQVVQDKAEVDDKVSEFGSNYLDLMSTIDGTSFKKETIHTDRNNNILMNHHFVKQLSTQHTQEDRLTNNAILNQAIAQKQYTPDKEEVINLLTYALIERVTFYQLEEEIESIKEEIGNLNSKMSRPRRRVSTLERDIRALISDINKAEDESSVESLIRTLEKKEKELSSEKKELNKRQDQKDDLELKRKDLENQKDKAEEGYFDNLLTYELAIEELMLTLSEIESKNRLGLKQIGLINEDLEYLKKEINTYETLLNNNKEGIIPQTYVALEQDLKDLKQSLNIQENGQPNLNLLDNIPAMEEALTKNLDILIQEEIDALSQYYDDALYQQIDNKAKVLSKSHANIGTGEVKAIEQIKDLLLYYDKINGYGEATIQYLQFDYSDFNLEGIDQEVVKTDPRDNEDLKNQDQLIQSGISDYLQDNKGIDPTQLPSTLLEQEKQKDQVNEVTFNDRSFAKKALDLLVGFGESIGNQIRDLPEQLLINEYIIGHFATAVDHLDSAEDLTLTNYKLTDHYLDYEVEYIIEGQLKEEDNLKGVSSKIVTTRFGLNLIHILSDPVKRQITFNMAAAIIGWSPLAFLVYMVQFLLMSAWSYAESHIDLRLLLKGEAVVFIKTKKDWILDETGIKHFVIDTVTEQATEYANEKIQQIVDKTNRMIEEFGQDIDESLQNYASDTIGTVFNEAYRMQEEATDYMDQKIEEVINTHITAIMNGTDSPHMDVEILYDHQGNDLVQDITQAINAEKNTIIEGGITHAIEVKESVYKAIEEQTAKAKEKVEQTVENAIQTSINEVKNTLQDEVSNIGETAQQVTKNTIDDISKHLKDTINTHVNESVSTDVIKNEEDNVLGKMNVTFSYKDYLRLFLMVNVNEKTKLARTLDCIQMNGYDTRGEDYTLQQQLYAYHAKAIVEMDYIFFNFPFMPEYIKNFGKNKRTITVELSQSY
- a CDS encoding TadE family protein, which translates into the protein MGQKSKQGSFTIEASLLMPFIVFVLITLIYMGFYFHDKTLLQTAVNDVSIKQAKALKYTEVDITTGAVNFQTINDRNLYWRWTNLNTEPQNEKAYLIERLHTKLFQVNPEAITINTRVEKNLISHYVVVECVAPFNTPFNFIPMLLNKGQPLRITAQSKAMMPDHQEFVRTIDLMQYAIDNLAFLEGMNNAYQEALNTIESHLQ
- a CDS encoding TadE/TadG family type IV pilus assembly protein, translated to MKPQSKKGSLTIEASLALPIFIFAIVFVMYFIKILHIQENMQHALDQTANEIAMYAYVYDQTGIKDIQQNAYKQYKSESGDVNQQIDQILTNGSDAIQNIQELIQIKDRIHTNETVNKTPNDLTPNDLTGFIKGYKQQIQSLTGQIQSQITSVVGNVTHIAESIQSVLANKDQVMAYGKQEGFEYIINTIGNQGAQHIFHTYMTEEEIEGYYIVDGIRGLDFSRSQYLLETDDIDLAMTYSIKMPIPLRVVEEVPLIQRVKVRAWTGNKNRTQADNNSDNDANPNENEEVVVYISARAQGNETIVYHTNPTCYHIYKEPTQIPFKEIGHKSSCNRCSKHAEPDLEDLVYITDGGAHYHVDGNCTAITREVITIALEDLPNGRECQVCQQR
- a CDS encoding Flp1 family type IVb pilin — encoded protein: MDLLKRFWYEEDGLGVVEIILIIVVLIAIVAIFQDQIGKVISNIFGRINEDVDGFPDIDYQE
- a CDS encoding DUF6382 domain-containing protein is translated as MKKLQQYTINYTRDTSKNYMILNIKNHDFNEADYQLKMVLNNTIEGLLPLNLTAYNDEINLSYDITSKQTLEEMLLKKEIQYQQIKTLLQKMMDTIDASKKYLLKEDNMLFQKEFIYLNPSNLEPFFCYVPQLEETQPLMQQIKEIIEFLMTHVEREDKEGIYLIHNLYKKTREENFTLKDIKAIIKDKTTLKTPVEDSPSIQQKQEKDKKPLKSDYNFYHHDHTDKESVQKTPLKKEIIKEEKEVKIYPTHYKMVTAILQVLIFILLYLVVKQGVFIDETTQQLDITKFIGLFVILIAIDAYINMKMFQPKNKIVKIIEEEKTMMVNPTSHSSPFINLNKKTIDNTNIEKEIDEEAMPEISEIPYDKIEGTTLLSEAEEEMGTTLLNQTSISEQGVLINKNNEQRSIHTTPFIIGKLKDQVDYCINNPAISRLHCKIIQKNENYYLIDLNSRNGTYINGTVVNSQEEYLLNNEATIQLANEELEFKIK